Proteins encoded within one genomic window of Panacibacter microcysteis:
- a CDS encoding alpha/beta hydrolase, protein MQFSLTQRIIIKLYSTKFKIIQKFSPQKAAASFLKLFFTPYLTHRKAERPAIFHKAEKLSFDFNGFNIRGFRWKSNVQGAPTVLICHGMNSCAYRFEKYIQLLTQQHFTVLAFDAQGHGQSEGKFLNAAVYGDIIVEIENRFGPLDGIIAHSVGGMATSFAMEKINDAKKNVVLIAPATETTSQLDIFFRLLNLPLSYRLMVNEEIERTRGLPPAWYSTSRAVHHFKANILWIHDTDDLICPYSDTLKIQEEGLPYIKFVTTSGLGHNKIYRDAGIQKMIVDFLKQQQ, encoded by the coding sequence ATGCAATTCAGTTTAACACAGCGTATTATTATAAAGCTTTACAGTACAAAGTTCAAAATAATACAAAAGTTTTCACCGCAAAAGGCGGCTGCATCTTTTCTCAAGTTATTCTTTACACCATACCTCACACACCGTAAGGCAGAACGGCCTGCAATTTTTCATAAGGCCGAAAAACTGTCGTTTGACTTTAACGGTTTCAACATAAGAGGCTTCAGGTGGAAAAGCAATGTGCAGGGTGCCCCAACTGTGTTGATTTGCCATGGTATGAATAGTTGTGCTTACCGTTTTGAAAAATACATACAACTCTTAACACAACAGCATTTTACCGTACTTGCTTTTGATGCGCAGGGTCACGGGCAAAGTGAGGGAAAATTTTTAAATGCGGCTGTTTATGGCGATATCATTGTTGAGATAGAAAACCGTTTCGGGCCGTTGGATGGCATTATCGCACATTCGGTTGGCGGCATGGCCACCTCCTTTGCGATGGAAAAGATCAACGATGCTAAAAAAAATGTGGTGCTGATTGCACCTGCAACAGAAACTACCTCTCAACTTGATATTTTTTTCCGCCTGCTAAACCTGCCCCTTAGTTACAGGCTTATGGTGAATGAAGAAATAGAGCGTACACGTGGGCTTCCACCAGCATGGTATTCAACCTCCCGTGCCGTACATCACTTTAAAGCAAACATTCTTTGGATACATGATACAGACGATCTTATATGCCCTTACTCCGATACATTGAAAATACAGGAAGAGGGTTTGCCTTACATTAAATTTGTTACCACCTCGGGTTTAGGACACAATAAAATTTACCGCGATGCAGGCATTCAAAAAATGATCGTAGACTTCTTAAAGCAACAACAGTAA
- a CDS encoding KdsC family phosphatase yields the protein MNVLELFQSVTTFVFDVDGVLTDGTLLVMPNGLMARRMNIKDGYAMQLAIKKGYNVVIISGGNSPEVEERLNKLGVKDVYMRVEDKRTVLHNYMQLHDVSVNQLLFMGDDVPDLEVMHVVGMPCCPCDAVIEVKGISKYISPFKGGEGCVRDVIEKVMKLRNHWSIDTHIRAQ from the coding sequence ATGAACGTACTCGAACTTTTTCAATCGGTTACCACTTTTGTTTTTGATGTTGACGGCGTTTTAACTGACGGCACTCTGCTTGTGATGCCCAACGGTCTTATGGCCCGCCGCATGAATATTAAAGATGGCTACGCCATGCAACTGGCTATAAAAAAGGGTTACAACGTGGTAATTATTTCAGGCGGCAATTCCCCTGAAGTAGAGGAGCGGTTAAATAAACTGGGTGTAAAAGATGTATACATGCGGGTGGAAGACAAACGCACCGTGTTGCACAATTATATGCAGCTGCACGACGTTTCGGTAAACCAACTATTGTTTATGGGCGATGATGTGCCCGACCTGGAGGTAATGCATGTTGTTGGAATGCCTTGCTGCCCCTGCGATGCCGTGATTGAAGTAAAAGGTATCTCAAAATATATTTCACCTTTTAAAGGTGGCGAAGGTTGTGTAAGAGATGTAATTGAGAAAGTGATGAAACTGCGCAACCACTGGAGCATAGACACGCATATCAGGGCACAATAA
- a CDS encoding Rossmann-like and DUF2520 domain-containing protein, giving the protein MKVVIIGSGNVATVLGKMIHHAGHAIVQVYGRNAGSVANVAGILSAEAVVDATAIDATADIYLIAVSDNAIQAVAKQLSPNNKIVVHTSGAASKRILEGCTANYGVLYPLQSIRKEKLHTPAVPFLVDGANDYTLELLKTFAAGFSPYVSVADDEQRLRLHIAAVFVSNFTNHLYAVTHDYCDKEAVPFNMLVPLIQETALRLSDFPARAVQTGPAIRNDNDTINRHLHELENYPEMKILYKLFTESIKGTYLK; this is encoded by the coding sequence ATGAAGGTAGTAATAATCGGCTCGGGAAATGTAGCAACTGTATTAGGTAAGATGATACATCATGCCGGGCATGCAATTGTACAGGTATATGGCAGAAATGCCGGCAGCGTGGCAAATGTGGCCGGTATATTATCAGCTGAAGCGGTTGTTGATGCAACTGCAATTGATGCAACCGCAGATATCTACCTTATTGCTGTTAGTGATAATGCCATACAGGCTGTTGCCAAACAACTATCACCTAACAATAAAATTGTGGTACATACTTCGGGTGCGGCATCAAAAAGAATACTGGAAGGCTGCACAGCAAATTATGGCGTGTTGTACCCACTGCAAAGTATCCGTAAAGAAAAATTACATACGCCTGCTGTTCCCTTCCTGGTCGATGGCGCGAATGATTACACGCTGGAGTTGCTGAAGACTTTTGCTGCGGGTTTTTCGCCGTATGTATCCGTGGCTGATGATGAACAAAGGCTGCGGCTGCACATTGCGGCGGTGTTTGTATCAAACTTTACCAATCACCTGTATGCGGTTACACATGACTACTGCGATAAAGAGGCGGTACCCTTTAATATGCTTGTGCCATTGATACAGGAAACCGCACTGCGGTTGTCAGACTTCCCGGCCAGGGCAGTGCAAACCGGCCCTGCCATCAGGAATGACAACGATACTATAAACCGGCACCTGCACGAACTGGAAAACTACCCGGAAATGAAAATTTTGTATAAGCTGTTTACAGAAAGTATCAAGGGTACCTATCTAAAATAA